A genomic region of uncultured Roseibium sp. contains the following coding sequences:
- a CDS encoding GntR family transcriptional regulator gives MLFGGRNRDDDTVVAVLASAIRRDISFGVLPPDEKLKIEALRQAYGGSNHSMRETLRMLAAEGLVEATSQRGFRVMSATQEDLEDILLMRIQAEKLGLKRAMERGDVTWESRVVATFHTLGRAEAAVQARPDDTTALEWDEACRAVSETLLSACGSRRLIQMAGKFYNQSRRFRLALLREGRIDFAARAQRMENLQKAVLGRDEHKALTLLEDDIRADLGARQKTD, from the coding sequence ATGCTTTTCGGTGGACGCAACAGGGATGACGACACGGTCGTGGCGGTGCTTGCGTCCGCGATCCGCCGCGACATCTCGTTCGGTGTTTTGCCGCCGGACGAAAAGCTCAAGATAGAAGCGCTGCGCCAGGCCTATGGAGGCTCCAATCACTCGATGCGCGAAACCCTGCGGATGCTGGCGGCCGAAGGACTGGTCGAAGCGACCAGCCAACGCGGCTTCCGGGTGATGTCGGCGACGCAGGAAGACCTGGAAGACATCCTGCTGATGCGGATCCAGGCCGAAAAACTGGGGTTGAAGCGGGCCATGGAGCGCGGCGATGTCACCTGGGAATCCAGGGTGGTCGCCACGTTTCACACACTCGGCCGCGCGGAAGCGGCAGTCCAGGCTCGACCTGACGACACGACGGCGCTGGAGTGGGACGAGGCGTGCCGCGCCGTATCGGAAACGCTTTTGTCCGCCTGCGGCTCAAGGCGGCTCATTCAGATGGCCGGAAAATTCTACAATCAGTCACGGCGGTTCCGTCTTGCGCTGCTGCGCGAAGGGCGGATCGATTTTGCAGCGCGCGCGCAGCGGATGGAAAATCTTCAAAAGGCCGTGCTTGGCAGAGATGAGCATAAAGCGCTCACACTGCTTGAAGACGATATCCGCGCCGACCTTGGCGCGAGACAAAAAACAGATTGA
- a CDS encoding aldehyde dehydrogenase, with amino-acid sequence MQHYQLFIDGDWTEGSSGQVMSSQNPATGKDWATFACAAPEDVDRAVAAARRALEDPSWRDMTQTARGKLLYRLAELIEANAVQLGEIETTDSGKLLAETASQTKYVGDYYRYYAGLADKIEGQVLPIDKPDMHVFTQRAPIGVVAAIVPWNAQMFLTATKLGPALAAGCTVVLKASEIAPAPMLKFARLVEEAGFPAGVVSVITGDAENCAIPLTRHKDVDRIAFTGGPDTARHVVRNSAENFAVTTLELGGKSPIIVFEDADLEGAANGLIAGNFGASGQSCVAGTRGLVQRSVFEKLAGRIAEKSEAIVVGDPLEAATHVGPLCTAAQVERIKVTLETAKGQGARIRFGGEALDRPGNYMAPTLVECTTPETATLHVEMFGPVMSLLPFDTEEEALVLANDTPYGLGSGVFTQNVARAHRVSARLNAGICWVNTYRAVSPIAPFGGFNQSGYGREAGLEAILDYTRTKTTWINISDAPMSNPFVMR; translated from the coding sequence ATGCAGCATTATCAGCTTTTCATCGACGGGGACTGGACGGAAGGAAGCTCCGGTCAGGTGATGTCCTCGCAGAACCCGGCGACCGGCAAGGACTGGGCGACATTTGCCTGCGCGGCACCAGAAGACGTCGACCGGGCGGTGGCTGCTGCCCGGCGTGCGCTTGAAGACCCCTCATGGCGGGACATGACGCAGACCGCGCGAGGCAAATTGCTTTACCGGCTGGCGGAGCTGATCGAAGCCAACGCGGTGCAACTGGGGGAGATCGAGACAACGGACAGCGGCAAACTGCTCGCGGAAACCGCCAGCCAGACCAAATATGTCGGCGACTATTATCGATACTATGCGGGACTGGCTGACAAGATCGAAGGCCAGGTTCTTCCCATCGACAAACCGGACATGCATGTCTTCACACAGCGTGCGCCCATTGGCGTCGTTGCGGCGATCGTGCCGTGGAATGCGCAGATGTTCCTGACGGCGACAAAACTCGGTCCCGCGCTGGCGGCGGGATGCACCGTTGTTCTGAAAGCTTCGGAGATCGCTCCGGCACCGATGCTGAAATTTGCACGGCTGGTTGAAGAAGCCGGGTTTCCTGCCGGTGTCGTATCGGTGATCACAGGGGACGCGGAGAATTGCGCCATTCCCCTGACCCGGCACAAGGATGTTGACCGGATCGCGTTTACCGGCGGGCCGGATACGGCTCGGCACGTTGTGCGCAATTCGGCCGAGAACTTTGCGGTCACGACGCTCGAACTTGGCGGTAAATCTCCGATCATCGTCTTTGAGGACGCGGATCTGGAAGGTGCCGCCAACGGGTTGATCGCAGGTAATTTCGGCGCATCGGGGCAAAGTTGCGTTGCCGGGACACGCGGGCTGGTGCAGCGGTCTGTTTTCGAAAAGCTGGCAGGGCGCATTGCCGAGAAATCGGAAGCCATTGTCGTCGGCGATCCGCTGGAGGCGGCGACGCATGTCGGTCCGCTGTGCACAGCAGCACAGGTCGAGCGGATCAAGGTGACACTGGAGACAGCGAAGGGGCAGGGCGCACGCATCCGTTTTGGTGGCGAGGCGCTCGACCGGCCTGGCAACTACATGGCTCCCACGCTCGTGGAATGCACGACCCCGGAGACGGCGACACTGCATGTCGAGATGTTCGGCCCGGTGATGTCTCTGTTGCCTTTCGACACGGAGGAGGAGGCACTCGTGCTTGCGAATGACACGCCTTACGGCCTCGGGTCGGGCGTCTTCACGCAGAATGTCGCGCGTGCCCATCGCGTTTCTGCGCGGCTCAATGCCGGGATCTGCTGGGTGAACACCTACCGCGCCGTGTCCCCGATCGCGCCGTTCGGCGGGTTCAACCAGTCCGGCTACGGACGTGAGGCCGGGCTTGAGGCAATCCTTGACTACACACGCACAAAGACCACCTGGATCAACATTTCGGACGCCCCGATGAGCAATCCCTTCGTCATGCGCTGA
- a CDS encoding LLM class flavin-dependent oxidoreductase: MEFSLFAHMERLSPDEPHAKLYEDFLGLCRVADEGGMRAIWTGEHHGMEFTIAPNPFLSLVDLAHHTKNVRLGTGTIVAPFWHPIKLAGEAAAADLMTGGRIELGIARGAYSYEYERMMPGMDAWEAGQRMRETTPLLRKLWQGDHAHDGEFFAFPESTASPKPVQEDGPPIWIAARDPNSHEFGVHNGFNIQVTPLWQGHAEVETLMGRFNDACATHEGPRPKIMLLHHTYVGADSEDVYRATQELSRFYCYFGAWFQNKRPVSQGLIAELSEEEIAGNQMMAPENLARDLTIGTADEVIDRIKRYEDLGYDEFSFWIDSGMSAERKRASLSRFIDDVMPAFS, from the coding sequence ATGGAGTTTTCCCTTTTTGCGCACATGGAACGGCTTTCTCCGGACGAACCGCATGCCAAGCTCTACGAAGACTTTCTGGGCCTTTGCAGAGTGGCGGACGAGGGCGGGATGCGTGCGATCTGGACCGGTGAACATCACGGCATGGAATTCACAATCGCGCCCAATCCGTTTCTGTCGCTGGTGGACCTTGCGCATCACACAAAGAATGTCCGTCTCGGAACCGGCACGATCGTTGCCCCGTTCTGGCATCCGATCAAGCTCGCGGGCGAGGCGGCGGCCGCGGATCTGATGACCGGCGGGCGGATTGAGCTCGGGATCGCCCGGGGCGCCTATTCCTACGAGTACGAGCGGATGATGCCGGGGATGGACGCATGGGAAGCAGGTCAGAGGATGCGTGAAACGACACCTCTCTTGCGGAAGCTCTGGCAGGGCGACCATGCACATGACGGCGAATTTTTTGCGTTTCCCGAGTCCACCGCGTCGCCGAAACCGGTCCAGGAAGACGGCCCTCCAATCTGGATCGCAGCCAGGGATCCGAACAGTCACGAATTCGGAGTGCATAACGGTTTCAATATCCAGGTCACCCCGCTTTGGCAGGGGCACGCTGAAGTGGAAACCCTGATGGGGCGGTTCAACGACGCCTGCGCCACGCATGAAGGACCACGGCCGAAGATCATGCTGCTGCACCACACATATGTCGGTGCGGACAGCGAGGATGTATACCGGGCGACGCAGGAACTCTCCCGGTTCTACTGCTATTTCGGTGCGTGGTTTCAGAACAAGCGGCCTGTCTCGCAGGGCCTGATTGCCGAGCTTTCGGAAGAGGAAATCGCCGGGAACCAGATGATGGCACCGGAGAACCTCGCCCGGGACCTGACAATCGGCACGGCTGATGAGGTCATAGACCGGATAAAACGCTATGAGGATCTGGGCTATGATGAGTTTTCATTCTGGATCGACAGCGGCATGAGCGCGGAGCGAAAGCGCGCTTCCCTCAGCCGGTTCATCGATGACGTCATGCCGGCTTTCAGCTGA
- a CDS encoding flavin reductase family protein produces the protein MSEIEPRELRDAFGRFMTGVTVVTCIDETGLPVGFTANSFSSVSLSPPLLLVCPGKFLSSFKAFSACRNFAVSVLSEGQEGIANIFAGYKGDRFARVDHDINASGVPVIEGAVASFSCRTHEVMPAGDHVILVGEVTDFSQGEGRGLGYAGGRFFSLGLEHKARDPGARKNSCGALVEADGGVLLKASPEGYRLPECVAPDRTSLRDCLRNELQALGIDVELGPVYSVFDDPSQGTHFAYLLARATNVDAAAGYECIPFSELSGLSFSSPATARMLARFAEEVRTRNFNLYLGNAVSGETHRLQERA, from the coding sequence ATGAGCGAGATCGAACCACGCGAACTCCGGGATGCTTTCGGACGATTCATGACCGGCGTCACCGTGGTGACGTGCATTGATGAAACGGGCCTGCCCGTCGGTTTCACGGCGAACTCGTTTTCCTCCGTGTCGCTGAGCCCGCCGCTGTTGCTGGTCTGCCCGGGCAAGTTTCTTTCCAGTTTCAAGGCATTCAGTGCCTGCAGGAATTTCGCCGTCAGCGTATTGAGCGAGGGTCAGGAAGGCATTGCCAATATCTTCGCCGGGTACAAGGGCGACCGGTTCGCACGCGTGGACCATGACATCAACGCCTCGGGGGTTCCGGTCATCGAGGGCGCCGTTGCCTCCTTCTCCTGCCGGACGCATGAGGTGATGCCGGCCGGCGACCATGTGATCCTGGTCGGCGAGGTTACGGATTTTTCGCAGGGCGAGGGGCGCGGGCTCGGTTACGCGGGCGGGCGGTTCTTCAGTCTCGGCCTGGAACACAAGGCACGTGATCCCGGTGCCAGAAAGAACAGCTGCGGCGCCCTTGTCGAGGCCGACGGCGGCGTTCTCCTGAAGGCATCACCAGAGGGGTACAGGTTGCCGGAATGTGTCGCGCCGGACAGAACGTCGCTCAGGGACTGCCTTCGCAACGAGCTGCAGGCGCTTGGGATCGACGTTGAGCTCGGACCGGTCTACTCCGTGTTCGACGACCCGTCCCAGGGCACGCATTTTGCCTACCTGCTGGCAAGAGCGACAAATGTGGATGCGGCGGCGGGCTACGAATGCATCCCGTTTTCCGAATTGAGCGGTCTCAGTTTCAGTTCGCCGGCGACCGCACGCATGCTGGCGCGGTTTGCGGAGGAGGTGCGGACACGCAACTTCAATCTCTACCTCGGCAATGCAGTCTCGGGAGAGACGCACCGGCTTCAGGAAAGGGCCTGA
- a CDS encoding alpha/beta hydrolase: MTWTTRPRSDVNGLAVVSSGQGPRMVLIHGVGLRAEAWNGQSAALSTRFEVLVPDLPGHADSAALHGAPGLQVFGERIANLLDRPAVVVGHSMGAMIALDLAARYPDQVKGVAALNAVFRRSPAARAAVRERAAQMAGTSAADPLPTLVRWFGERSSPERTACHDWLSNMDPEGYKAAYSVFAREDGPADEALRKLSCPALFMTGGREQNSTPAMSRAMAALAPDGRAEIVADAAHMMPMTHPELVNRALLEFAERCQE, encoded by the coding sequence ATGACCTGGACAACCCGGCCGCGGTCTGACGTTAACGGCCTTGCCGTCGTATCCTCAGGGCAGGGTCCGCGCATGGTCCTAATTCATGGCGTCGGACTTCGGGCCGAGGCCTGGAACGGGCAGTCCGCTGCCTTGTCCACGCGTTTCGAGGTCCTGGTACCCGACCTCCCTGGTCATGCGGACAGTGCCGCATTGCATGGCGCTCCCGGCTTGCAGGTTTTTGGTGAGCGCATTGCGAACCTGCTCGATCGGCCAGCCGTGGTCGTGGGGCACTCCATGGGGGCGATGATCGCACTGGATCTCGCCGCCCGATACCCGGATCAGGTGAAAGGTGTCGCGGCTCTCAATGCGGTATTCCGGCGAAGCCCTGCAGCCCGGGCTGCGGTCCGGGAACGGGCTGCACAGATGGCTGGAACCAGCGCCGCCGATCCGTTGCCGACACTCGTCCGATGGTTTGGTGAGCGTTCGAGCCCGGAGCGTACAGCCTGCCATGACTGGCTCAGCAACATGGACCCGGAAGGCTACAAGGCCGCCTACTCCGTTTTTGCGAGAGAAGACGGCCCGGCAGATGAAGCGCTCAGAAAGCTGTCATGCCCGGCGCTTTTCATGACCGGAGGCCGTGAACAGAATTCCACTCCGGCGATGAGCCGCGCAATGGCTGCCCTTGCACCAGACGGCAGGGCGGAGATTGTCGCAGATGCGGCGCACATGATGCCCATGACGCATCCTGAGCTGGTCAATCGGGCCTTGCTAGAATTTGCAGAGAGGTGCCAGGAATGA
- a CDS encoding amino acid synthesis family protein, protein MDPEIRKIVTFDEEVFIEGFRKADVPWRMFAVAAVVRNPWAGRYVEDLRPEIRSFGPVLGELMTARMIKLAGSGEAIEAYGKAAVAGLDGEVEHASGLIHTLRFGNHYRQAVGAKSYLAFTNTRGPANAPIMVPLMDKNDAGRRSHYLTIQFAIADAPRADEIVVVLGGATSGRPFHRIGDRYQDLEEMGHDLDNPAAV, encoded by the coding sequence ATGGATCCTGAAATCAGGAAAATCGTGACCTTTGACGAAGAAGTCTTCATCGAAGGCTTCCGCAAAGCGGATGTTCCGTGGCGCATGTTCGCGGTGGCAGCCGTGGTGCGAAACCCTTGGGCCGGCCGCTATGTTGAGGATCTGCGTCCCGAAATCCGGAGTTTCGGTCCGGTCCTTGGTGAACTCATGACCGCCAGGATGATCAAGCTGGCGGGCAGCGGCGAGGCTATCGAGGCCTACGGCAAGGCCGCCGTTGCCGGGCTTGACGGCGAGGTGGAACATGCGTCCGGCCTGATCCACACACTGCGGTTCGGCAATCACTACCGGCAGGCGGTCGGCGCAAAGTCGTATCTGGCGTTCACAAACACGCGCGGTCCTGCCAATGCACCGATCATGGTGCCGTTGATGGACAAGAACGACGCCGGTCGCCGGTCTCACTACCTGACCATTCAGTTTGCCATTGCCGATGCGCCGCGCGCCGACGAGATCGTCGTCGTCCTTGGCGGCGCAACAAGCGGCCGGCCTTTTCACCGGATCGGCGACAGGTATCAGGATCTGGAAGAGATGGGCCATGACCTGGACAACCCGGCCGCGGTCTGA
- a CDS encoding LysR family transcriptional regulator, with translation MAPALPPLNWFRAFEAAARNLSFTAAAGEIGMTQSAVSQQVKSLEMRLGVLLFDRKARGLALTDHGRRLLPQVDTALATLTGATAAFVADQATDHLTVSASISVIQWLIAPRLPEFTRRHPDIVLRLIGAVWPDEFTQTAADVEIRFGSRKQAGSDAELLGTDKLVALKSPSLKGNFERLPLIEAVGTSDGWKPWVLAAGISPRLPSLLVDSYGPALQMAIHGNGVCLVHEHLAISPRNQNLIESAHEATLTANENYYLSIKSKTEAAIAFRNWIVASVGAG, from the coding sequence ATGGCACCGGCATTGCCTCCTCTGAACTGGTTTCGCGCGTTCGAGGCTGCTGCCAGAAACTTGAGTTTCACGGCAGCGGCCGGCGAAATCGGCATGACCCAGTCAGCCGTCAGCCAGCAGGTCAAATCGCTGGAAATGCGTCTCGGCGTTTTGCTGTTCGACCGCAAGGCGCGCGGCCTCGCCCTCACGGATCATGGCCGCCGTCTGCTTCCCCAGGTGGACACTGCGCTGGCCACCCTGACCGGCGCCACCGCAGCGTTCGTCGCCGACCAGGCGACTGACCATCTGACGGTTTCGGCGTCGATCAGCGTCATTCAGTGGCTCATTGCACCCAGACTTCCCGAATTCACCAGAAGACACCCAGACATCGTGCTCCGGCTGATCGGGGCTGTCTGGCCCGACGAGTTCACACAGACCGCCGCCGACGTTGAAATTCGCTTCGGATCCCGCAAACAGGCCGGCTCCGACGCCGAACTTCTGGGCACCGACAAGCTGGTCGCCTTGAAATCTCCGTCTCTGAAGGGAAACTTCGAACGCTTGCCCCTGATTGAGGCGGTCGGAACTTCGGACGGCTGGAAACCCTGGGTACTGGCGGCCGGAATTTCGCCGCGCTTGCCAAGCCTTCTTGTGGATTCCTATGGCCCCGCGCTGCAAATGGCCATTCACGGCAATGGCGTCTGCCTCGTTCACGAACACCTGGCCATATCTCCGCGAAATCAGAACCTGATCGAATCCGCGCACGAGGCCACGCTGACGGCTAACGAAAATTACTACCTTTCCATCAAATCGAAGACGGAAGCGGCGATTGCGTTCAGGAACTGGATTGTCGCATCTGTCGGCGCGGGCTGA
- a CDS encoding DUF6362 family protein has translation MSGSWDSKEIMSRLVEAMIVVACTAKGDGPKSILSAWPDFRRKVARRKRTFEPRQISRAEEALTWFALVDDADSRRALQFEVMCKAGGGRFSRTCEKYGWKRSTVTSRNRVVLKQIARKLEDAA, from the coding sequence ATGAGTGGCTCTTGGGATAGCAAGGAGATCATGTCGCGATTGGTCGAGGCGATGATTGTCGTTGCCTGCACGGCGAAAGGCGATGGTCCGAAGTCCATCCTGTCTGCCTGGCCCGACTTCCGGCGCAAGGTCGCACGGCGGAAGCGGACGTTTGAGCCCCGGCAGATATCGAGAGCGGAAGAGGCCCTGACGTGGTTTGCTCTTGTTGATGACGCGGACAGCCGGCGCGCCTTGCAGTTCGAAGTCATGTGCAAGGCCGGCGGTGGCCGCTTCAGCCGGACATGCGAAAAATACGGCTGGAAAAGATCCACCGTGACAAGCCGGAACCGGGTGGTCCTGAAACAGATTGCCCGCAAACTTGAAGATGCCGCCTGA